A single Methylomonas sp. AM2-LC DNA region contains:
- the tatA gene encoding twin-arginine translocase TatA/TatE family subunit gives MGLSVPHLLVVLAIVVLVFGTRRLKNVGADLGDAIKGFRKAVKEGEALNEETDLSKSVYVFDKEKHSV, from the coding sequence ATGGGTTTAAGTGTTCCGCATCTGTTAGTTGTTTTGGCTATAGTCGTTTTAGTGTTTGGTACTCGACGTTTAAAAAATGTGGGGGCTGATTTAGGGGATGCCATCAAGGGATTTAGAAAGGCTGTTAAGGAAGGCGAAGCACTTAATGAAGAAACTGATTTATCAAAATCGGTATACGTTTTTGATAAAGAGAAACATTCTGTTTAA
- a CDS encoding sigma-54 dependent transcriptional regulator — protein MTLLAFDENQTRSLSHSVRATALVFEDPVSRRLLDQIERIAPSDATVLIIGETGTGKELVARHIHALSKRNQQTFGALNCAALSEGLIESELFGHEKGSFTGAISAKDGWFETANKGSLFLDEVGDLPLGLQAKLLRVLQEREVVKVGSRTAVPVDVRIIAATNINLEEAVAASHFRADLYYRFNVATIYLAPLRERPGDILPLTEHFLKLYGDRLGYSEVKLSAATELALLNYDWPGNIRELENAVHRALLVCPGNRLRPEDFKLSDHRVPDETPPISTRSLESSLLKLLEQAPPNLFEIIEETVIRTAFEFCDENQVQTARLLDISRNVLRHKLAAYEMLANSHKKLIDNSALLA, from the coding sequence ATGACATTATTAGCCTTTGATGAAAATCAGACTCGTTCGCTGTCTCACTCAGTGCGCGCAACTGCGCTGGTGTTTGAAGATCCAGTATCGAGACGCCTGCTTGATCAAATTGAACGGATTGCGCCGAGTGATGCAACTGTATTAATTATTGGTGAAACCGGAACCGGTAAAGAATTGGTAGCCAGGCATATCCACGCCTTAAGTAAGCGCAATCAACAAACATTTGGAGCCTTAAATTGCGCTGCGCTGAGTGAAGGATTGATTGAAAGTGAACTGTTTGGACATGAAAAAGGCTCATTTACTGGTGCAATATCAGCAAAAGACGGTTGGTTCGAGACGGCTAATAAAGGCAGTTTGTTTCTGGATGAAGTGGGTGATTTGCCTTTAGGCTTGCAGGCCAAATTACTGCGCGTTTTACAGGAACGTGAAGTGGTTAAGGTGGGGTCAAGAACAGCTGTGCCAGTTGACGTAAGAATTATTGCTGCCACTAATATCAATCTTGAAGAAGCTGTTGCAGCTTCGCATTTCCGTGCTGATTTGTATTATCGCTTTAATGTTGCCACTATTTATTTGGCACCCTTGCGTGAGCGTCCAGGTGATATTTTGCCTTTAACGGAACATTTCCTTAAATTATACGGTGATCGCCTAGGCTATAGTGAAGTCAAACTATCCGCAGCAACTGAGTTGGCTTTGTTGAATTATGATTGGCCCGGTAATATTCGCGAACTTGAAAATGCTGTACATCGTGCGTTGCTAGTTTGCCCTGGTAATCGTCTGCGTCCAGAAGATTTTAAGTTATCAGACCACAGAGTTCCAGATGAAACGCCGCCTATCTCCACCCGTTCTTTAGAAAGTTCTCTGTTAAAGCTACTCGAACAAGCGCCGCCGAATCTATTTGAGATCATTGAGGAAACTGTCATTCGTACTGCTTTTGAGTTTTGCGACGAAAACCAGGTGCAAACAGCGCGTTTACTGGATATTAGTCGTAACGTGCTACGCCATAAGCTGGCGGCGTATGAAATGCTCGCCAATTCGCATAAGAAGCTGATTGATAATTCTGCCTTGTTGGCATAG
- a CDS encoding chromate resistance protein ChrB domain-containing protein, with product MREHPKIDRIVCPWLIKRFIKQDAEFLYYPEE from the coding sequence ATAAGAGAACATCCCAAAATTGATCGGATTGTTTGTCCATGGTTGATCAAGCGGTTTATCAAGCAGGACGCCGAATTTCTTTACTATCCAGAAGAATAA
- a CDS encoding c-type cytochrome, producing the protein MFHIVLWIYTLLLVSNSLYADQGNGDAVRGKLKAIEERCVECHGEDGNSVDVKTPNHAGQIAGYLIKQLLNFQSGERKHETMTIMAADLTANDIDDIAAYFSGQKVMQGEGSIDNPLAGNLMLNGDQLRDLPACGSCHGEKGKGAVKNNVVYPVIGGQRKVYLFQQLQSWRMGERKNSPEGVMNKIAKSLQDEEIEALADYLSRL; encoded by the coding sequence ATGTTTCACATTGTCTTGTGGATTTACACATTATTGCTGGTCAGTAATAGCTTGTATGCAGATCAAGGCAATGGCGATGCAGTTAGAGGCAAGTTGAAGGCAATAGAAGAAAGATGTGTGGAATGTCATGGGGAAGATGGTAATAGCGTTGATGTCAAAACTCCCAATCATGCTGGGCAGATTGCAGGATACCTGATTAAGCAGTTGTTAAACTTTCAATCTGGTGAGCGTAAGCACGAAACCATGACCATTATGGCTGCTGACCTAACCGCCAATGATATAGATGATATTGCCGCTTATTTTTCGGGACAGAAAGTTATGCAAGGTGAGGGTAGTATAGATAATCCGTTGGCTGGCAATTTAATGTTAAACGGCGATCAGCTCCGCGACCTTCCTGCTTGTGGTAGTTGCCATGGTGAAAAGGGTAAAGGTGCTGTAAAGAACAATGTTGTTTACCCTGTGATAGGTGGGCAGCGAAAGGTGTATTTATTTCAGCAGTTACAAAGTTGGCGTATGGGCGAACGTAAAAACAGCCCTGAGGGTGTTATGAATAAAATAGCCAAATCATTGCAGGATGAGGAAATTGAAGCGTTAGCTGATTATTTGTCCAGGCTTTAA
- a CDS encoding lysylphosphatidylglycerol synthase transmembrane domain-containing protein, producing the protein MNGLKVVSVLLRLIALLLVGWILSQLPVELIVKFIGSLSFWQWFVWLGINLLIMILATQRWQLLITLMSSPVRFFALLMIRQAGQLISFITPGPQFGGEPLQIYWLWKREQLPLDCSVLALGLDRFYELWINFSMLVLGVLLLLASPMAEVGNWQEVLLIVITLLSILSVLGGLILRQPERAFRWVTRLVQRWQHHPSLKQIETQCQQLTGNINTVFVERKALLLQALLLSLCGWLALIGELWLLLGFVNINLDFSAFLIILMSIRLAFLLPLPGGIGTLEAALFWAFHYLQLPTETVVSLIALMRLRDALVLLLGLWCLQCLRKLH; encoded by the coding sequence ATGAACGGGCTTAAAGTCGTTTCCGTTTTGCTGCGGCTAATAGCTCTGCTTCTGGTCGGCTGGATACTTAGCCAGTTACCTGTTGAACTTATTGTTAAGTTTATTGGCAGTTTGTCCTTTTGGCAATGGTTTGTCTGGTTGGGTATTAATCTGCTTATCATGATATTAGCTACTCAACGCTGGCAGTTATTAATTACGTTGATGTCTTCACCTGTGCGTTTTTTTGCGTTACTGATGATCCGCCAAGCAGGGCAATTAATTAGTTTTATTACTCCAGGCCCACAATTTGGTGGTGAACCACTGCAGATTTATTGGTTGTGGAAACGCGAGCAACTGCCCTTAGATTGCAGCGTGCTAGCCTTGGGTCTGGATAGATTTTACGAATTATGGATTAACTTTAGCATGTTGGTGCTTGGTGTGCTTCTACTGCTGGCTTCACCTATGGCTGAGGTGGGTAACTGGCAAGAAGTTTTGCTAATTGTGATTACCCTATTGAGTATACTATCGGTGCTTGGCGGTTTAATTCTGCGCCAGCCAGAGCGCGCGTTTCGCTGGGTAACACGCTTAGTGCAACGCTGGCAACATCATCCAAGTCTAAAACAGATAGAAACGCAATGTCAGCAGTTAACTGGTAATATAAACACTGTTTTTGTCGAACGGAAAGCGCTATTACTACAAGCATTATTATTGTCGCTATGCGGTTGGCTGGCACTGATCGGTGAGTTGTGGTTGCTACTTGGTTTTGTCAATATTAATCTGGACTTTTCTGCCTTTCTAATCATTCTGATGTCGATACGCTTAGCTTTTCTGTTGCCGTTGCCAGGCGGGATCGGTACTTTGGAAGCTGCGCTGTTTTGGGCTTTTCATTATTTGCAACTGCCTACAGAGACGGTGGTGAGTTTGATTGCACTGATGCGTTTACGAGATGCACTTGTGTTACTGCTAGGTTTGTGGTGTCTTCAGTGCTTGCGCAAACTGCACTAG
- a CDS encoding sulfatase-like hydrolase/transferase, with translation MLSTNLLSRGKKLAALVFLLLTLLIPNRISAITPNSFANFPLEVLLVALSLLIPSQTGIAFRSLIAFLLGLGIIFKIADMATYQFFDRPFNPVLDGNFLPNGINFLEGLTGQMGAYLAISLLVALLIGIFVLVYIALEQVRALLQLSAKTNGLGLLAGLVIWTVCAVAGWQKASTPFYQLLSMHVTNTLNSYADLNSFNGIVDSDPYAEVPDNTLLAKLKGKDVLVVFIESYGRTVLDKADFSEYIRPLLEKSSETLASAGLFARSAYLTSPTYGGISWLAHGTLLSGLWINSQTRYDRLVMSERPSLNRLFKRAGWRTVAVQPAHTMDWPQGQYFGYDKIYAAPDLGYQGQPFNWITMPDQYTLSAFQSRERPEPHTPVMAEIALISSHAPWTPLPMPVDWQQVGDGALFNSQNRVGDTPEVVWQNTERIREQYRKSIEYTLSTLVSYATHYADEKLVILVLGDHQPAPFVTGESESHDVLVHLISRDSKIMEAVRDWQWTDGMLPADNAPVWAMDKVRDRFISTFSK, from the coding sequence ATGTTAAGTACTAATTTGTTAAGCAGAGGCAAAAAACTAGCGGCCTTAGTTTTCCTTTTACTAACGCTGCTTATTCCAAACCGCATTAGTGCAATTACGCCCAACTCTTTTGCCAATTTTCCATTAGAAGTACTGTTAGTCGCGCTAAGCTTGCTTATCCCCTCGCAAACAGGTATTGCGTTCCGCAGTCTAATAGCGTTTTTGCTAGGACTTGGGATAATCTTCAAGATTGCCGACATGGCTACCTACCAGTTTTTTGACCGTCCATTCAATCCGGTATTGGACGGCAACTTTCTACCCAACGGCATAAACTTTCTCGAAGGCTTGACTGGGCAGATGGGTGCTTATCTAGCCATATCACTACTTGTTGCATTACTAATCGGCATTTTTGTGTTGGTCTATATAGCACTTGAACAAGTGCGAGCATTGTTGCAATTATCAGCAAAAACCAACGGCCTTGGCTTACTTGCAGGACTAGTAATATGGACAGTCTGTGCCGTTGCTGGCTGGCAAAAAGCGTCGACACCCTTTTACCAATTGCTTTCCATGCACGTTACTAACACACTGAACAGCTATGCGGATCTAAACAGTTTTAATGGTATCGTCGACAGTGATCCCTATGCAGAAGTCCCTGACAACACCCTGCTGGCAAAACTAAAAGGGAAAGATGTGCTAGTGGTATTCATCGAGTCTTATGGACGCACCGTGCTTGATAAAGCCGATTTTTCTGAATATATCCGCCCACTATTGGAAAAAAGTAGTGAAACTCTGGCAAGTGCAGGTCTTTTTGCTCGTAGCGCTTACTTAACCTCACCTACCTATGGCGGTATCAGTTGGCTTGCGCATGGAACATTGCTATCTGGTCTGTGGATCAATAGCCAGACCCGTTACGACCGCCTGGTGATGAGTGAACGCCCCTCTCTCAATCGTCTATTCAAACGCGCTGGCTGGCGAACGGTAGCTGTGCAACCAGCGCATACCATGGATTGGCCACAAGGCCAGTATTTTGGTTACGACAAAATCTATGCGGCACCCGATTTAGGTTATCAAGGCCAGCCTTTCAACTGGATAACCATGCCAGACCAATATACGCTATCTGCATTCCAATCCAGGGAGCGCCCAGAACCGCATACCCCGGTAATGGCCGAGATTGCCTTAATCTCATCGCATGCACCATGGACACCCTTGCCCATGCCTGTCGATTGGCAGCAAGTAGGTGACGGCGCACTCTTCAATTCACAGAATAGAGTTGGCGATACACCAGAAGTGGTATGGCAAAATACCGAGCGGATTCGTGAGCAATACCGTAAATCCATCGAATATACCCTTTCCACACTGGTTTCTTATGCCACCCACTATGCTGACGAAAAGCTGGTTATTCTGGTATTAGGCGATCACCAGCCTGCACCGTTTGTAACGGGCGAGTCTGAAAGCCACGATGTTCTGGTACATCTAATCAGCCGAGATAGCAAAATTATGGAAGCAGTGCGAGACTGGCAGTGGACAGACGGTATGCTACCAGCCGATAACGCACCGGTTTGGGCAATGGATAAAGTGCGGGATCGGTTTATCTCTACTTTTTCTAAATAG
- a CDS encoding lectin, whose product MNKKTSFLTSLLVISASAVYAQQPATDAPKPPLGFFVTSVGLGKGADLGGLTGADAHCQKLASEVGAGNRTWRAYLSTQADGNQPAVNARDRIGNGPWANANGAIIANDLAHLHGDTVELGQLGNNVHRKTTLTEKGASINGVGDTPNQHDILTGSKPDGRAYSDAADHTCKNYTSSGDGTVQLGHSDRTNRGATGGNVSWNSTHASRGCSQDNLVSTGGAGYFYCFATD is encoded by the coding sequence ATGAATAAAAAAACTAGCTTTCTAACCAGCCTATTGGTGATATCCGCTTCAGCAGTCTATGCACAACAGCCCGCCACTGATGCACCCAAACCCCCATTGGGATTTTTTGTAACCAGTGTTGGTCTAGGCAAGGGTGCTGATCTGGGTGGCTTAACCGGTGCGGATGCACATTGTCAAAAATTGGCCAGCGAAGTCGGTGCCGGAAACCGCACTTGGAGAGCATATTTAAGTACCCAGGCTGATGGCAACCAACCTGCTGTAAACGCCCGTGACCGCATTGGCAACGGACCTTGGGCTAATGCAAACGGTGCTATCATCGCTAACGATCTTGCCCATTTGCATGGCGATACCGTAGAACTCGGTCAGCTGGGTAACAACGTCCATCGTAAGACCACGTTGACTGAAAAGGGCGCATCGATCAACGGCGTTGGCGATACCCCCAATCAGCACGATATTCTCACAGGTTCAAAACCCGATGGCAGAGCCTACAGCGATGCTGCCGATCATACTTGTAAAAACTACACTAGCAGTGGCGATGGCACTGTTCAGTTAGGTCATTCCGATCGCACCAACCGGGGTGCGACTGGTGGCAATGTTTCCTGGAACTCGACCCATGCTAGTCGTGGCTGTAGTCAGGATAATTTGGTCAGTACCGGTGGTGCCGGTTATTTCTACTGCTTTGCTACCGACTAA
- a CDS encoding PepSY domain-containing protein has protein sequence MKFLNWLLYEVHRWLGIAVGIFMFVWFLTGLVIMYSTPTTQTPTQQLAHAEILAVEPGWLSLGDVWQHSEVQRKLASNQRAVKKESNSSQKQKQEEPAITDARLVRINGEPLWLVDDTRNQRFALSANDGALREFSEAQSLQIAQSWYKAINEHDVPKVRYLELVDSPIILRNQESLRPFHHIAVGEAGDELLISSRTGEVLHASTRLERAFFWAGNWIHLFKPLEALGYGSIRHDVQLWSSLIATIATLTGLIIGWLRWRPGFNGKRTYSEGRTQPYREFWFKWHFWTGLLGGTLALFWALSGFIDTNPGKLFSQGDYTREELNHYLDNALPEVMSNSKPIELIGENKVQDLVQLNWRRLGNEAVLLAYGRDGVRIPQIVGSSLPQFSSAALVSGVNRVQAITEMETTTLLNEYDSYYYPRHHQTKLDKPLPVLLVKLSDEAATRFYLDPQDGRLLSKFDKSRRILRWLYSALHHWDFGWLYYRPLWDIWMIIWVSCGLVLGASSLVIGWRRLKKTLAPKKHKARRPAFISELVTENVTD, from the coding sequence ATGAAGTTTTTAAATTGGTTGTTATACGAAGTGCATCGTTGGTTAGGTATAGCGGTGGGAATATTTATGTTTGTCTGGTTTTTAACGGGTCTGGTGATTATGTATTCCACACCTACCACCCAAACCCCGACTCAACAATTAGCCCATGCGGAAATACTAGCAGTCGAGCCGGGTTGGTTAAGCTTGGGCGATGTATGGCAGCATAGCGAAGTGCAGCGTAAGTTGGCTAGCAACCAACGCGCAGTTAAAAAAGAGTCTAATAGCAGCCAAAAGCAGAAACAGGAAGAGCCTGCTATTACTGATGCACGTTTAGTAAGAATTAATGGTGAACCGTTGTGGTTAGTGGATGATACTCGTAATCAGCGTTTTGCCTTGTCGGCTAACGATGGTGCATTACGTGAGTTTTCCGAAGCACAATCCTTACAAATTGCCCAGAGCTGGTATAAAGCCATCAATGAGCACGATGTGCCTAAAGTACGTTATCTGGAGCTGGTTGACAGCCCGATTATTTTACGTAATCAGGAAAGTTTACGTCCTTTTCATCATATTGCGGTAGGTGAAGCGGGTGATGAATTATTAATTTCATCACGCACTGGTGAAGTTTTACATGCTTCAACACGCTTAGAAAGAGCCTTTTTCTGGGCGGGTAACTGGATACATTTGTTTAAGCCATTGGAAGCTTTAGGCTATGGCAGTATTCGTCACGATGTGCAGTTATGGTCTAGTTTGATAGCAACCATAGCGACGCTGACCGGTTTGATTATCGGCTGGTTACGCTGGCGTCCCGGCTTTAATGGCAAACGCACTTATTCTGAGGGGCGTACCCAACCCTACAGAGAATTCTGGTTTAAATGGCATTTTTGGACTGGATTATTAGGCGGTACGCTAGCCTTGTTTTGGGCGCTTAGCGGCTTTATTGATACCAATCCTGGCAAACTATTTTCTCAAGGAGACTATACACGCGAGGAACTAAACCATTATCTGGATAATGCATTGCCCGAGGTAATGTCCAACTCGAAACCTATAGAGCTGATTGGTGAAAACAAAGTTCAAGATTTGGTGCAGTTAAACTGGCGTCGTTTAGGTAATGAAGCTGTTTTGTTGGCCTATGGACGTGATGGAGTGCGCATACCGCAGATAGTAGGTAGCAGTTTGCCACAATTCAGTTCTGCTGCTTTGGTGTCTGGGGTTAATCGCGTGCAAGCAATCACCGAGATGGAAACGACTACGCTATTAAATGAGTACGATAGTTATTACTATCCTAGACATCATCAAACCAAATTGGATAAACCATTGCCAGTGTTATTGGTGAAATTATCTGACGAAGCAGCTACTCGTTTTTATCTGGATCCACAGGATGGTCGGTTGCTCAGTAAATTTGATAAAAGTCGTCGGATATTACGTTGGCTTTATTCCGCCTTACATCACTGGGATTTTGGTTGGTTATATTATCGGCCGTTGTGGGATATTTGGATGATTATCTGGGTTAGTTGTGGTTTGGTATTAGGCGCTAGTTCTCTGGTGATCGGTTGGCGGCGTTTAAAGAAAACCCTTGCGCCCAAAAAGCATAAAGCTAGGCGTCCTGCATTTATTAGTGAGTTGGTTACTGAGAATGTAACAGATTAA
- a CDS encoding peroxiredoxin → MKTTLLKILTLSIMTLPGWAALPEGHPAPSFKAQASLAGKAFNYSLQDALKKGPVVVYFYPSAYTGGCNIQAHSFAVNHEKFASAGASIVGVSLDSIERLNDFSADPNYCASKFPVASDADGAIAKSYDLSIRDAAPGKTDSRGVEITHGFAERTTFVITPDGKITATLGGLKPEENVAKALETVQKLGFTAQTN, encoded by the coding sequence ATGAAAACAACTTTATTGAAAATTCTGACCCTAAGCATAATGACATTGCCAGGTTGGGCTGCTTTACCCGAGGGTCATCCAGCTCCCAGCTTTAAGGCACAAGCGTCATTGGCTGGAAAAGCATTCAATTATTCATTGCAAGATGCATTAAAAAAAGGTCCGGTGGTCGTGTATTTTTACCCATCGGCCTATACCGGGGGTTGTAATATTCAGGCGCATAGTTTTGCGGTTAATCATGAGAAGTTTGCCAGTGCTGGTGCCAGTATTGTGGGTGTCTCACTGGATAGCATTGAAAGATTGAATGATTTTTCGGCTGATCCTAATTATTGTGCCAGTAAGTTTCCAGTTGCTTCGGATGCTGATGGCGCAATTGCCAAATCTTATGATTTATCGATTCGCGATGCTGCACCGGGTAAAACTGATAGCCGAGGCGTTGAAATTACTCATGGCTTTGCGGAGCGTACCACTTTTGTAATAACACCCGACGGTAAAATTACTGCCACCCTGGGTGGGCTTAAACCGGAAGAAAATGTGGCTAAAGCATTGGAAACTGTACAGAAGTTGGGTTTTACAGCACAAACAAACTAA
- a CDS encoding CDP-alcohol phosphatidyltransferase family protein, producing the protein MIQELKIIIELGCGILLSGFALLGITQDWYTAVQWSLQAGLLWAGVCLYVSRLVTLNRATVDSTLYSCLGWGNRLTILRGGLVALVGGFLYLNQAMSVNVLLPAAFYTMAAVLDRFDGYVARRTKQVSMLGNQLDIAFDALGLVVAPLLAISWGKVHGSYLLLSVAYYVYQWGLRHRQLLGLPYYALPENSLRRTLAGFQMGFIALALWPVLNSKLTNIASIAFMLPVLFGFVLDWYVVTGRLSTRFYNRVGAWSEHIFQPGLRVLIILSVILMVTNTRSFFSAVIDDPLLFFGVIAAASLILLGCAGRLGALLLILLLGWCYPTVGSHAIDYLLIFIASWLLLLGTGKYSIWHWGDEWLSRYTGA; encoded by the coding sequence ATGATACAGGAACTGAAAATAATTATAGAGTTGGGTTGTGGTATTTTGTTAAGTGGCTTTGCTTTGTTAGGCATTACGCAAGATTGGTATACAGCTGTGCAGTGGTCGTTACAGGCTGGCTTGCTGTGGGCAGGCGTTTGTCTATACGTATCAAGACTGGTCACACTTAATCGGGCCACTGTTGACAGCACTCTATATAGCTGTTTGGGATGGGGCAATCGTCTGACTATTTTACGCGGTGGGCTAGTTGCTTTGGTCGGTGGTTTTCTATACCTTAATCAGGCTATGTCAGTTAACGTGTTACTGCCTGCTGCATTTTATACAATGGCTGCTGTGCTTGATCGTTTTGATGGCTATGTGGCTCGGCGCACTAAGCAGGTGAGTATGCTAGGTAACCAGCTGGATATTGCCTTTGATGCGTTGGGACTAGTTGTTGCCCCTCTGCTGGCAATCAGTTGGGGGAAAGTTCACGGTTCATATCTGTTGTTAAGTGTGGCCTATTATGTTTATCAATGGGGGTTGCGGCACCGTCAACTACTGGGTTTGCCCTATTATGCTTTGCCGGAAAATTCGTTGCGCCGTACTTTAGCTGGCTTTCAAATGGGTTTTATTGCTTTGGCACTTTGGCCAGTACTTAATTCCAAGCTAACCAACATTGCCAGTATTGCCTTTATGTTGCCTGTGTTGTTTGGTTTTGTTCTGGATTGGTATGTAGTCACTGGTAGGCTGTCTACAAGATTTTATAACCGTGTGGGAGCCTGGAGCGAACATATTTTTCAACCCGGACTTAGAGTGTTAATTATTTTGAGCGTGATTTTGATGGTCACGAATACTCGCTCATTTTTCTCAGCCGTAATTGATGATCCACTACTATTTTTCGGTGTAATAGCTGCTGCCAGCCTTATTTTGTTGGGTTGTGCTGGACGTCTGGGCGCGTTGCTATTAATCCTGTTGTTAGGTTGGTGCTATCCTACTGTGGGCAGTCATGCTATCGACTATCTACTTATTTTTATTGCTAGTTGGCTTTTATTACTGGGTACCGGAAAATATAGTATCTGGCATTGGGGTGATGAGTGGCTTAGCCGTTATACAGGTGCCTGA
- a CDS encoding DUF1259 domain-containing protein — protein sequence MNTLIQSQVLALLISSLLSSAVYAQEPGQHTGILDAAKIEQLTGAKGKLDTAENVFKVSVPRSDLTVTVAGVKMSAATGFTSWAAFSFVGEKVMIMGDMVLQEDQINPVMSTALENGIEVTALHNHFLWDTPKVMFMHIGGSGELDNLASGVGKVFAKIKETSTTKITTKPKSFDVSKTSLDPKSIETIIGATLEKTGEVYKATIGRTTQMDGHTVGKSMGVNTWAVFAGSNDKAIVEGDFAVLESELQGVLKALRGAGIAITTIHNHMVGESPRIVFLHYWGEGSSNDLAKAFKSALDTQTKT from the coding sequence ATGAATACCCTGATTCAATCTCAAGTTCTAGCTCTGTTAATCTCATCACTGTTGAGCAGTGCGGTCTATGCTCAGGAGCCTGGTCAGCATACAGGTATACTGGATGCCGCCAAGATAGAACAATTGACAGGAGCAAAAGGAAAACTCGATACTGCAGAAAATGTCTTCAAAGTTTCTGTCCCTCGGAGCGATTTAACCGTTACCGTTGCTGGTGTAAAAATGTCAGCAGCTACTGGCTTTACTTCCTGGGCTGCCTTTTCTTTTGTAGGTGAGAAAGTAATGATTATGGGCGACATGGTGTTGCAGGAGGACCAGATCAACCCGGTGATGAGCACCGCACTGGAAAACGGCATTGAAGTTACTGCGTTGCACAATCATTTTCTATGGGATACCCCGAAAGTGATGTTTATGCATATTGGTGGTTCTGGTGAATTAGATAATCTGGCGTCTGGCGTCGGCAAGGTATTTGCTAAAATTAAGGAAACCAGCACAACTAAAATCACAACAAAACCTAAGTCATTCGATGTGAGTAAAACATCGCTAGATCCAAAGTCCATAGAAACTATCATTGGTGCCACCCTAGAAAAAACGGGCGAAGTATATAAAGCCACCATTGGCCGTACTACGCAAATGGATGGTCATACTGTTGGCAAGAGCATGGGTGTCAATACTTGGGCGGTATTTGCAGGCAGCAATGACAAAGCCATCGTCGAAGGTGACTTTGCAGTGCTGGAGTCCGAACTACAAGGTGTACTGAAAGCCTTACGCGGTGCTGGTATCGCAATTACTACGATTCACAATCACATGGTTGGGGAATCACCAAGAATTGTATTTCTGCACTACTGGGGTGAAGGTAGCAGCAATGATTTGGCGAAAGCTTTTAAATCCGCACTAGATACTCAGACTAAAACTTAA